Within the Hermetia illucens chromosome 6, iHerIll2.2.curated.20191125, whole genome shotgun sequence genome, the region ATTTAGTTGTTCgtataatttttcaaatggaTAAGAAAGTTGGCTAAATACATTTATTAGTTTTTGTGCTATAAATTATTGTGCAATAGAATTCATCGGATATTTTCTAGGAAAACGTCAGAATAAATAAATGTCATAACGAAAGATTTATAGTATATAACGATTACAGTCATAAGAGCTACAtgctttaatttttgtttttttttctttaataaatttgtcttgtgtaaaacactcCATGTCTAGTACAAAATATccttataataaaaataacaaaaacattTTATAAATATCTTCAGCGAAAATCCATTGATATTCTCAGTTTccctaaaatataaaaattgttgATTGTTTCTTATTACATTCAAGTTAATTTTTCATCCGTATGTTATGATATATACGGTAAAATAGTTTATTTTGagattttcaattaattaatactACATTTGTATTGATATCAGACACATTTAAggtatttttccattttgttcATGTAAATAATGTAATAAAGTAGTCTAAATTAAACGAAAAAATGTAGTGTTTATAAGATCGTAACAATTGctttcagtgaattttttagattttaattatttatttctacTTCTACGTCATTGCAAAATCCACGAACAATACCAGGTCGTAAATATTTCTCAAAGTAGATCGATCCATCGAGGGTTCGTATGTTAGCAATAATCGATCCAAAATGAATGCCACTATTATTAAATCCTTTAAGCTACAGCATGCGATACCGGTAGAACGAATATTTCCCCAGAGGAAACGGGTCAGGTTGGTGTCATTAAAAATGAGTGAAGTTCACGTTCATTCTTTTTGTTCAAGAGATCTTGTCTTGGCTCCATCCCGGCTCCTCTATTTGGAAAAAGAATAATTACAAAGTTTGAATATAATAGTTAAATATGATAACCAACGGATAAATTATTTCGATTATGGATATAAATACATTAAATAAAAGGTGcaaaaatatacatttttatgtgactcgaacaattttttttatgaaatcatAAATATTTAACAGATTTATTATAAAGTCATGGTCAATTTATTCACGTTATGTAATGGTATTGTTGAAGCGCAGGGTCAAAACAAGATATAATAATATAACCTAATATTTAAGGGACCGTCTCAGGACCAACTCAATCTAGGCAGTACATggtttttattcagatttttttctaaaacaaaattttactaaacTCGGTGAGAAGGTGCGAACTGTGAGCGCCCATACAGTGAGTGAGTTGCAGTCTTTCAACGTTGAGattgaggaggggggggggggctcatatatgcgaaagagagttgtacatttttttcattgaatatggtCGtgttggttatcaaatgaaaggtcttgattagtacttttcgattctAGTCCTAGTCTTCAACGAACCcagtctcagaaactacctaaccgaaaagtctaaaaaaaaacataaagctgcttctttccatatcgatatctgctcgaatTAGGTTAATACTATGAtttttggtgaaattgaccAGAACAGCATTCAATAAATGCTACACGTGCATTATCCGAACAATGATTTGAACATTTAAGGtgctttcgaagccgataaaaCCCAGGTATAGTGTGCAGCGTTATATTGTCCATTTatgaatattcatcatcatcaatggcgcaacaaccgatatccggtctaggcctgccttaataagcaactccaaacatcccagttttgcgccgaggtccaccaattccatatctctaaaagctgtctggcgtcccgacctacgccatcgctccatcttaggcagagtctgcctcgtcttctttttctaccatagatattgcccttatagacttttcggtctcaaagttgtagtctcctatcgttatttttcccgtttgaccagtgcgatttgatgttgttggttggttggttttcggtgctgacgttgtcaccatatattttgttttgccttcattgatgtgcagcccaagatctcgccccgcttgctcgatctggatgaaggcagtttgtacgtctcgggtcgttcttcccatgatgtcgatatcgtcaccatagcccagtagttggtggacttaaagaggatcgtacctcttgcatttacctcagcatcacggatcactttctccagggctaggttaaagaggacgcagatagggcatcaccttgtcgtagaccgttgttaatgtcgaatagtcttgagagtgatcctgctgctttgatcTGGATCTGTTATCAATTACGTccggacaccgaattctctcatggccgtgtacagttttaccttggctatgctatcataggcggctttaaagtcgatgaatagatagtgcaactgttgtccatattccaacagtttttccatcgcttgccgcagagggaagatctgatctgttgctgatttgcctgtagtgaagcctctttggtatgggccaatgtcggtctgggcgtatggagctatctggcctagcaagatagaggagaatatcttatagatggtactcagtaacgtgatacctctataattgctgcactgtctgatatctccctttttatgtatgagacagataatgcctcgttgccaatcgtcaggcattgtcagaaatcagattgtcctctttgtctcggcaggatgagcatcgaggtgtataatatGAATATTAggcaattataatataataattggtaggtgtttttatttttttaagaaaaaaagtcatatattttgttgaaataaataaaatggaacGGCTTCATTTGTGAAAGCATGTAGTTTAAACCCTTGAATATAAAATGAGAATGTGGTTAAAACAGGGTCTGCATAATAGCACATGTTTGAATCTACAAATTGTACatatgtaaaaatatatttctattATGATCAACTCTCTCCCACTTCTAATTGCAGACATTGCTATTAATTTAAATATACAATGAGGACATCATTTCAAGCTCAATTTAAAGGTCTCTGAATTAAACATACATTATTTCTGGTTTGACTACTGAATAAGTAGAACAATCCCTTCATtataatttctttaatggcgtATTGACTATTCGTCGGGTCGAAAGTAAACTAAATCGTAGAATGTAGCGTCtcacataaaaaaatttaactgTTTGTGTCAGGCTATATTTCTTCTGAATACAGTTTCATTTTCAGAATTATTCATGTCCAGGTGGGTTGTGAGCTGGTGGTTTTCTATACAGTCACGCGATAACTTCTCAAATATACTATTTGTTGGATCGATATGAGTAAAAATAGGGTAGCCAAGTTTGAGGTGGTTTTTCGGGGTAGGAgtttaatttataaatttcGTGTCGCGCTCTTCAGTACATTTATACTGTATTAATACACGAAAAGAGGACATTTTTCGAAGGATAATATAACTCTCCTACGATACCAAAAGTTTATGTGAGTATACGTGTACCTAACGTTAGTAATATTTTGTTCGTTTTTATTGTGAGTCCAATATTTGATGGGACTTGGAAAGGACGAACAGGAGTACTATTATAAAGGTTACTGAAAGTGAGGAGTAATAAAACTTTTGATAAAGATTCCACAAACGAAAGAATTAAATGCGcaacaacaattttcaatacACACACATGAATATCGTGtttcttaatatatttttaataagcAGTTTCCACATACCTTGAAAATACTTCCTTTAACTCGTGTTCGGATACGAATTGGCCGAGATTTGCAACGAAAAGTGTAGAACAAGGAGCGTTCGCAGCCAATGGAGGATTCGACTGATGTCCTGAATTACCTACGGCTGAACTAACCGGACTAGCCAAAGCAGGACTCGGCAAGAAGTGGTGGCCAGTTGGCAAGCCGGCTGAAACATGCATCGGGGCCGGATGTATAGCTGATGGGTGTGGCATTGCCATTTGTGGCtaaaacgaaatgaatttttaagatACAAACGGCGAATTATGTAGACACTGAACATATAATCATAAAAAACCTGACTAAGTGTTGTCAGACATAATCGctaatgtgtttttttttcatttaaagagATAATCCACAAATTAGAAACATTAGGATAATGGTGGAAGTATTGAAGAAATAACAAATATTATATTGCCAAAGGGAAAGATTTGAGAAAAAACATCGGATTATCGTAATTTCAATAACTATTAGGAAATGTTGATCGACTTGTTATGCAGTAAAGTCTCTATCTGCCCCTTTTTTATCAATGCCTATGCAGAAATACGGTATATATAATTTTATTCCAAATTACTTTTTGCTGCTACAAAATTGCAGCATGCTTCTCAGAAATTGTCTTCTAAAAACTTAATATAGAAAAAATGTTTTGCACTCACTTGATGCATTTGTTGATCTAGAACTTTATCTGTATTTAGTCAAAGGTACGACCGGACTGGAACTTGAGGATGCAAAGCTGGGTGAACTAGCGTTGCATGTTGTAAAGCTGCTGCCCCTGGTAATTCCGCTGCAGCCGCTGAATAGGCCAGAGGATGATGCCATAGTTCTGGGCCACCCGGGAAAAAAGGTGCTCCTAGGTCTAAAATTGTTTACTCATTAATATTTACTGTAATTGGGTGTACACTTTCTTCTCAGAATTTAGCACAATGGTTAAAACAAGAGTAGTGAGTATTCTATCAACAAAATGTTCCCTTAAGTAGTATTAATGATTTAcattaatgaaaaatatttcatttttttatcatGTAATAGATAATATAATAGCCCTATGAAAAATTTATCAGACACATTTTcagtattttaaataataattcaaTGTCTACTAAAAACTAATCGAATCATTTCAGTGCATTTGTGGAATAGCTTTCGTTGAAATGCAGGTACATTTATACATGCTACTTTAATATATCCCATGCAATATACATACTGTAGGTGCTATAGATAGATTGGTAGGAAAGAGGAACGCAAACAAATTGTTTTTATTCGCTCAATGTAACAAAAGATTTTCCGTTGTGACTCTTATATTTTAGAGGATTTCGATTCACAGGTCATAGAAATCAAATTCCAAACACatttttccagaattatttGAACATGATAATGAATGATGATATGATGAAAACATTATGTgaaaatcggaaaatattttgataCAAAGCCTACTAACGAATAAATGTggtgattataattaatctcatttCACTTTAGACAGGTGTGTACTTACGTCCAGTGAGTGGGTGCATCAATGCAGGATGTGCGGCTGTTGTCGCTGTATTGGGCTGTGGTTTAGGTTTGCTCACTTTCGTGTTACTCTTCGCAAATTCCAAGCGAATTGTTTGGGGCATATCGGGATCGAAGCGAACACCCTGCTGCAAATGAGTGTACAGCGTTTTGTTGTGTTTGTAAAAAGGGTTTGCTTTTTAAGTGAGTTTATGCGAAAATTACTTTCTTACAGTAAAAAATAGGACAAGGATTTTTGTTGAGTCGGAGGTATTTATTAGGAATGTTTTATCAGTGAAAACGTAAGGTTCTCCATGTTGATTTTTCCAATTTGCTCGTTTCAATATCAGTTTGTTCTACTGTTGTGTAAGTGTTAATGAGTTCCTATATTTAGACCCAAGTGCTCTTTATGATTTTCGGCAGATTGTGGAGAATGAAGTATAACAATATAATTTCCTTCCAATAAACCACATAAATCTCTGTTGTTTTACTTTTAAGGATCGATGGAAATTTCCGAAGTAAAAGTTATACCATCATATGAATTACAACCAACAATGGAATTTCATTATATTTATCTAGAATAAAACATGTATAGCCTAGAAGCAAGGATTAAAGAGGATCTGGGAAAAATGCAGTTGTATTGTAAATATCAACTGAACCAAACATCATGAACAGAAAGTACACGACTTCAGCCAAGAGGAAACAACGATACCACGAACCGTATCCGCGTGAAAAAAGCTTATTTATTAATTGCCtaaaatttcacattttttcaaGATATATTTGCGTTTTTCTAGAATTTagtaaatcttcaaaaaactatCAATTCTTCACCCATTCAAAATacacatttttcaatttactttgTCGTGAAAATATTGACAGGGAAATAATTGTATTTACGATGTGATAGATTTTTTTGCCAGGTGCAGTCCTTTACATTCTTACATTCTTATTTGCgttgatatatttttttaagtctAAACAAACTGCAAAACAGTTGCTAAAACCAATTTTCTTGTTATTGCACTATTTGATTCGTGAAGGTGAATATAGTGTGTGGGAATGTGTATGCAATCGTGTCAATGTGTTTGTTGTGTAGAAGTGATATATATTTATACTTATAGCTTTGGAATTGAAAGCGTTTAAAATCCCAGAAAGAGACTTTTGCTTaatcgtaaaaatttttttttggaaacgcCAATTTGGAATTTTATAAATGGTATGTGCACACGCAATATATAATTTGATAAAATtggtaaaaataaaatccaattttcaTGTGCTTTATCGTAGCAGTCGCCTTAGAAAAATGTCTGCTCCATAGTGAAATGGACCCAATGTATTCCTATCTAAATATTCACGGGAATAGAATTTGTGCGAGTAcacatttttaacaaaatgaGCAGCTTACATGCAAAATCGTCCAAATTTCTATAGAGaagaaaattatgtttttctttttctcaaaGGGTTAAAAATGGTTCATACAACTTTCATAGAGCCCAACCAACTGAGCGTATCTTCTACGAttcaccattttttttattttctccatCTAATGTCGAAAATAGCACTAATATTGAGAGGTATGATATCGTTCACTTGATAAATACTACCATGATATTCAAATATTTCCTAAGTTAAAACGGAGTGGATATGATTTAAGTTGTCTTTTTCTACATTCCCTTCACATTTCAAAATCTGAATATCTCCACTTTAGATTTATACACAAAAACTAATATTACTCGCACTGAAAGCAttgatatatatacatatatttacccAAATTCGACGCGGAAACTTCATACGCATATCCATGCATGTCCCTAGAAACTGAAACTGATACAGAAATAactaagaaaaattaaaaaagtcatTCCATACGGTTtcctatacatacatatatgagcTCTCCGTATCTCAGGTGGTTCACTTTATTGTGGAATTGGTATATATCGCTATATATATGATGTCTTACAGGCAGTAAATTCATACGAAATTAGAAACTTTGACTTATTGGGGGCTTAGATTAAGGTGTTCTTGCGGTTACGAGACCTATAGTATTAATtgtgccctttcatttgataccccacatgataatATTCTGATAAAAGAAATATAACttcttttcacatgtatggggattcaCTTTAAACTCGGCATAACATCAAATCATACCACTCATTACATTTGAATGGACTTACAGATCACACTTTCTTACCTTCTTTCTTAAATTTCGTGATATTAGGCCCttaggagataataaagaagGCGAAGACAGATCTGATGGCCATACCAAAGGTCAACTACAAAAAATGTTTCATCAAGCACTAGTATAAGTTGATGGAAATTGTTTGCTCTGAATAAGATTTGTAATTGTATTTTCTGAGTAAATTCCAGGCACATATTTCCCAGAAAAGGATTCCAACTCTGTTTTGTAATTATGAAAAACTCTCGTCAGCGACGACGCAAATCATTCTTTACACCGTACGTGTTTATCTCACGATATTTTCATCCAGAGAATAATGTGTAGCAAGCAGAAAGATAGGCATTTTTCCTACATTGctatgtatattttttaaaagaaaatttagtTTCATTTCCATCCGTATTATCCATGCTGACTTCTTTCACTATAAAGCCTATGTAAATAAGCATGAGCTAATCAGTGGAGATCAtatataatttcttatttttgcatttttgaaacgaatctttttttctctaaaaatatggATGATTTTGTCTGTAAGCCGCAATTTAAATACAtacgaaagtttttttttttaagtcggGTTCTTGTGTCGTTTAAAGTAAGAGGGTGAAAAATTGTCCATAAAAAGGGTTTAGTAATTAACTTCATTCCAATAATAGAGTTAGTTCACCGAAAAACCAATATACAGTACCTGCAAATCTTGTTTTGCTGCTTCAGCTCCAGCTCTAGTATGGAACGTTACAAATCCAACAGgcttaaaagaaaagaagagaaataTTAGTGTTTCAGAAGCCACATTGTTGCTTTTTCTGTCTATCAAACGGGTGTTGATACAAAAGAAGTATACTCCCTCATAGATTTTCATTAAGATATTGAAACTAATCTACAGGAAAATAAATTACTTACCGATGCTGTTTTTCCATTTTTGCTTGTCACTTTTAACAACGACCCCTCATATCCCTGGTTAAAAAGTCACATTAAAATATTAagaaactataatttttataaaagagtgGGCAATATTTACCTCATACGCTCTGAATAGTAAATATAGCTCTCTTGGTTTTGCATCCATTGGTAATCCGCTAACGAATAACGTTCGTAcctataattgaaaaaaaatcagtagCATTCTTAAAATCATCCGAATAGGCGTGTGTGTATATATACGAGTATACTTTTACTTAGGAAGTAAATTCTGCACGAATTTCAATTCACTTTTATTAGGGCGAAAATCAAACAACAACAATGGCAACCAGCAACCTAATTTATTTATAACAGCGTGAAGGAGGTGCCATTTCACCTCTAAGTTTACACGAAATTGGGagcaaaatggaaaatattcccCTTAACTCTACCTCCTATACAGATTGTATACAAGGAAGTTGTGCTTTATCGCAGCATCTCGTTGGTTATAAAAATGGAACTAGCAACATTCATGCTGCTGAGAACTAATAAGGGAAaacttcatttttcaaaataaactaATAAACATTATTTAGTGAGACTTtgacaaacaacaaaaattgaTGGTCTGTATCTTTTCATAAAGATTATTTACGTATTAGATTTTTGTATCTATAGCAATTAAAATAAACTTTTAGAATAGATATAATATGTAATGAgtagttagttttttttttttaaaaataagccGGAATACTGGATGccccgggtataaaggttttgtggtcaTCTTTTTGAGAAGCTTTCTATATATAGCAAAAGATTCAACATAGTGCttgatatattttcaaaatgaaagatGTATAAATTTACATATTAAagccataaatattatgctcatcctaaacaaacattttttattacCATATAttgatgcatacatatgtatatatgcacgTGTCTATGGGAATTGATTGTATGCATTTGAATATCTCCGATTTACCCCGCATGCGAATcgaattgaataccgctggtgctAACGTACATATAGATATGTCCATATACTTATTTAAATTGGGCACTACCCGCAAttccattagcatatacatcCATATactataaatatatatgtatatttagagtAATTGAACCTAACATACAAACAACTAAAAAAGTTAAGAAAGGTAAAAAAAGATGTTCACATGTTTCCTGCCGTTTGGATGAACCCATTTTATATGAttatgacatcatacacgtcttaaattgcaatcaattcatataaaacacaaaactttcacCCAATATGACTGTGttcataatagttggatttactTTTGCAGGAATATGCCCTATATAATCGCTTATACTGATGTACctttagcatgaatttaagggggattttcgggTAAAATTCTAAAGTATAATAAAATACCATTATTTAAACATATATCAGAACGGAATGTGTTTTGACGcctcgatttttctcagattttttcgGATGGATAGGCCCTGAGAGGCACACGTTTTGACCCCTTACTCTCCTATGGTGcaatcaatatcaaaaatagttAGGGGGGACTAGTTGCACAAAGTTCTAGACCCTTTCACAcatacatgttctcaccaaatttggtgacagtGCGTTCAGCGGTTTCCGAGTGTGATagacaggcattgaaccgattttataaaggtttcgtttcacacaaagtcTTAAAAACAACACAAAATCGATATCCTTCGCCATTTTATATATAGTTATTATTACAATGTATGTAGTTATAAACAGACTTATGTATGTAGCTATAAACAGACTTATGTACTTATAATGAAGTATATTTTCCAAATGGATTTAATATGTTGTTGGTGGGTGGTACATATGTGGGAAGGATAGTActcaaaaaattactgaataattaaattttttctctttaGTATATTTCGAGGAAGTAATTCTACGGTTCAAGGGTTTTGGTGTGTTTTTAACTAGAGTTATGCTGAATGTTGCGAATTAAAGCACGTTAAAATTGCTGCTAGTTGTTTACTTTTACCAGTCACTATCGTCAACTCGAAAATATTCTTTAAAATATGCAACATTTACAACAGAAGCTCATTAGCCCAACAAGTTCTTTATATCATGTGAGAGACCAACTCAAGTAGTGCTGGCAGTGTGATGATACGTCCTACATATGGCGGCTACGTCCACTGCCAAAGCATACATATTTTGCCCCTTGAGTCGGTCTAATGATATGTTAATCAGGAATATGCAGAGGCGCTATTTTACTTTACTCTTAATCTCTTTGTTCCTACTATAAATGGAAAGGTAAAACTGGACGGCGTCAAAACTTCGTGCCTATATTTATGTGCAGGTGGCAGCAGCATTAATAAAAAGTCAGTTTGAAGAGAACAATTGTGGTAAAACAAATGTATTCTCAAATGTAGTGGTTTTGCATAGAAGCATGAGTACGAAAGCGATAACCTCCCCAGTTGAACtaattagcacagaacaatatTCCAGACAAAATATGTAACGTTTATATAGGGTAGACAACTACTTCattattttaatgaaaattctCTGGAGTACCTATGAGGTTCTTTAAAATTGTCATTATTTGAATGTAAATTTTTATCATGGAGGAAGTTAtatccaattatttttttttaataattcataGGCAAATTATTGAAGCTTAAGAAACTGCTTAGCAAGAGATAGGGAGAGTAGGGAGAGTAGTAAGCCTTAAACTTGCCTCTAAATTCGGCAAAAGAGCGCCTCGAAAGGCTCGTTTATCTTTGCATTACATTTGTCATGAAGAGTACACTCACTCTTAGCCTGCAGGTGTTATTACAACAACCACCATTCGATCTTATAATAAAGGGAGACGCGAGGCTTGCAGGGCACAGACTTTCACTGACCCCGGCTTAAGGGCCGAGAAATATCTTCGACGAAATTACAAATCCCAACTCTGAAAATGGACAGTGTTTGACAAGGTACACAATGAACCAAGAGGCTGCAATATGATGCCGCAAAATCCCACTCTACAAGCGCTATTCATCCATGTACACATAACAATTGCAGCAACTCATATACTATAATTTTCCTGACCACAAACGTTATATGGTATATCATTCATTATTAAATATTCAGAAAGGACGAGAGAATGGCTGTAAGCAATATGTACGCTGAAGTTAATGGGATCAACTTTGTCTACGCAAACTTCTAGTGCCATATGGTGAAGATGTCAAGAAGTCGAAGTGACCTTAGAATTATCCTTAGTTTACCATCAGAGTTTCTATTGGTGCAAGTTTTATAGAAAAGAAAGCCAAAAAGAAACTTCACAAGGATTGACTTTTTCTTGACGGCGTGTCCAAGTTCCATTAGTTTGTTATTAATTTTCAACAACGTACACATTAGAAGAGTGtcgaatataaaatatttatg harbors:
- the LOC119658723 gene encoding protein couch potato isoform X1, whose protein sequence is MQQQTQQIVSSTLISNSTKNSSPNINNNLSIINNNNAITNSSNHNINTNSAKNMENQMPLPTLGLSQSMDSVNTASNEEEVRTLFVSGLPMDAKPRELYLLFRAYEGYEGSLLKVTSKNGKTASPVGFVTFHTRAGAEAAKQDLQQGVRFDPDMPQTIRLEFAKSNTKVSKPKPQPNTATTAAHPALMHPLTGHLGAPFFPGGPELWHHPLAYSAAAAELPGAAALQHATLVHPALHPQVPVRSYL
- the LOC119658723 gene encoding protein couch potato isoform X2, with product MQQQTQQIVSSTLISNSTKNSSPNINNNLSIINNNNAITNSSNHNINTNSAKNMENQMPLPTLGLSQSMDSVNTASNEEEVRTLFVSGLPMDAKPRELYLLFRAYEGYEGSLLKVTSKNGKTASPVGFVTFHTRAGAEAAKQDLQGVRFDPDMPQTIRLEFAKSNTKVSKPKPQPNTATTAAHPALMHPLTGHLGAPFFPGGPELWHHPLAYSAAAAELPGAAALQHATLVHPALHPQVPVRSYL